Proteins co-encoded in one Nicotiana sylvestris chromosome 7, ASM39365v2, whole genome shotgun sequence genomic window:
- the LOC138874210 gene encoding zinc finger BED domain-containing protein RICESLEEPER 2-like, giving the protein MENETETVNELQIVETVGESNASTDSDSTTNNIESEPGSKKIKMVKERSMAWRYFNKFTDSEGVKKARCKFCSEEYVDDTKHSGTSNLLLHIPKCPTNPYKAEGSQTTLGFQPQGLTDLKQHKKCGGVDSKTELDKYLGEDVEEDHEKFNILGWWKLNSPRFPTLAEMARDVLAIPISSVASESAFSTGGRILDPFRSSLTPRLVQALVCVQDWLRNESTTSIKIEEDLDNLEQLEAEFMNTGREPCIVDI; this is encoded by the exons ATGGAAAACGAAACAGAGACAGTGAATGAACTTCAAATTGTTGAAACAGTTGGTGAAAGTAATGCTTCAACTGATTCAGATTCAACAACCAATAACATTGAATCTGAACCTGGTTCGAAGAAAATAAAAATGGTTAAAGAAAGATCAATGGCTTGGCGTTACTTCAACAAGTTCACTGATTCCGAGGGTGTGAAAAAAGCGAGGTGCAAGTTTTGTTCAGAAGAATATGTAGATGATACTAAGCATAGCGGCACAAGCAATTTGTTATTGCATATTCCCAAATGTCCGACCAATCCCTACAAGGCAGAAGGTAGCCAGACAACATTAGGTTTTCAGCCGCAAGGTCTAACAG ATTTAAAGCAGCATAAGAAATGTGGCGGAGTTGATTCTAAAACGGAGTTAGATAAATATTTGGGTGAAGATGTTGAGGAAGACCATGAAAAGTTTAACATTCTGGGGTGGTGGAAGTTGAACTCACCTAGATTTCCCACTCTTGCTGAGATGGCACGTGATGTGCTAGCCATTCCGATTTCTAGTGTTGCCTCAGAATCAGCCTTTAGCACCGGCGGACGCATACTTGATccatttaggagttcattgactccTAGATTGGTTCAAGCTCTTGTGTGTGTCCAAGATTGGCTTCGTAATGAATCAACAACTTcgattaaaattgaagaagatttagataaTCTTGAACAACTTGAAGCTG AATTTATGAATACGGGAAGAGAGCCTTGCATTGTCGACATATAG